From Ailuropoda melanoleuca isolate Jingjing chromosome 17, ASM200744v2, whole genome shotgun sequence, the proteins below share one genomic window:
- the CAMTA2 gene encoding calmodulin-binding transcription activator 2 isoform X4, with the protein MGTDSPSPRPLRPGVTLPPGALTMNTKDTTEVAENNHHLKIFLPKKLLECLPRCPLLPPERLRWNTNEEIASYLITFEKHDEWLSCAPKTRPQNGSIILYNRKKVKYRKDGYLWKKRKDGKTTREDHMKLKVQGMECLYGCYVHSSIVPTFHRRCYWLLQNPDIVLVHYLNVPALEDCGKGCSPIFCSISSDRREWLKWSREELLGQLKPMFHGIRWSCGNGTEGFSVEQLVQQILDTHPTKPAPRTHACLCSGGLGSGSLTHKCSSTKHRIISPKVEPRALTLTSVPHPHTPEPPPLIAPLPPELPKAHTSPSSSSSSSSSSSGFAEPLEIRPSPPTARGGPSRGGTAILLLAGLEQRTGGLTPTRHLAPQADPPPSVSLAVVVGSEASAPPAPPSPAFDPDRFLNSPQRGQTYGGGQGVSPDFPEAEAAHIPCPALEPAAALEPQAAARGPPPPPGAGGKRGNRFFIQDDGSGEELKAQRAAPPAPSPPPSPPPSPAPLEPAGRGGRGEALFGGAAGASELEPFSLASFPDLMGELISDEAPGAPAPTAQLSPALSTITDFSPEWSYPEGGVKVLITGPWTEAAEHYSCVFDHIAVPASLVQPGVLRCYCPAHEVGLVSLQVAGREGPLSASVLFEYRARRFLSLPSTQLDWLSLDDNQFRMSILERLEQMEKRMADMAAAGQATCRSPDVPPIQDEGQGPGFEARVVVLVESMIPRSTWRGPEHLAHGSPFRGMSLLHLAAAQGYARLIETLSQWRSVGTGSLDLEQEADPLNVDHFSCTPLMWACALGHLEAAVLLFRWNRQALSIPDSLGRLPLSVAHSRGHVRLARCLEELQRQEASAEPPLALSPPSSSPDTGLSSVSSPSELSDGTFSVTSAYSSAPDGSPPPAPLPASEMAVEEIVPGLLSAGAPEAPLFLMDCEATNPHGPAPSPPPLPPAPEGGAAVEEADSPPAVDVIPVDMISLAKQIIEATPERIKREDFVGLPEAGAPMRERTGALGLSETMSWLASYLDNVDHFPTSAPPSELPFERGRLAVPPAPSWAEFLSASASGKMESDFALLTLSDHEQRELYEAARVIQTAFRKYKGRRLKEQQEVAAAVIQRCYRKYKQFALYKKMTQAAILIQSKFRSYYEQKRFQQSRRAAVLIQQHYRSYRRRPGPPHRPTGSLPTRSKGSFLTKKQDQAARKIMRFLRRCRHRMRELKQNQELEGLPQPGLAT; encoded by the exons ATGGG CAcagactccccctccccccggcccctCAGGCCGGGGGTGACCTTGCCCCCTGGAGCCCTCACCATGAATACCAAGGACACCACCGAGGTTGCTG AGAACAACCACCACCTGAAGATCTTTCTCCCCAAGAAGCTGCTGGAGTGTCTTCCTCGCTGTCCGTTGCTGCCTCCGGAGCGGCTTCGTTGGAACACAAATGAG GAGATCGCATCCTACTTGATCACCTTTGAGAAGCATGACGAGTGGCTGTCCTGTGCCCCAAAGACAAG GCCTCAGAACGGCTCCATCATCCTCTACAACCGCAAGAAAGTGAAATACCGGAAGGACGGTTACCTGTGGAAGAAACGGAAGGATGGCAAGACCACGCGAGAGGACCACATGAAGCTGAAGGTCCAGGGCATGGAG TGTCTCTATGGCTGCTACGTTCACTCTTCCATCGTCCCCACATTCCATCGGCGCTGCTACTGGCTGCTCCAG AACCCTGACATCGTGCTTGTGCACTATCTGAACGTCCCCGCCCTGGAGGATTGCGGGAAGGGCTGCAGCCCCATCTTCTGTTCCATCAGCAGCGACCGTCGCGAGTGGCTGAAGTGGTCCCGGGAGGAGCTGCTGGGGCAGCTGAAGCCCATGT TTCATGGCATCAGGTGGAGCTGTGGCAACGGGACAGAGGGCTTCTCTGTGGAGCAGCTGGTGCAGCAGATCCTGGACACCCACCCGACCAAGCCCGCGCCGCGGACACACGCCTGCCTCTGCAGTGGGGGCCTCG GTTCTGGGAGCCTCACCCACAAATGCAGCAGCACGAAACACCGCATCATCTCTCCCAAAGTGGAGCCCCGAGCTTTAACCCTgacctctgtcccccacccccacacccctgaGCCCCCTCCGCTCATAGCCCCTCTTCCCCCGGAGCTCCCCAAGGCACATACTTCCCcgtcctcttcttcctcctcgtcctcctcgtCCTCCGGCTTTGCAGAGCCCCTAGAGATCAGACCGAGCCCTCCCACCGCTCGAGGGGGTCCATCCAGAGGAGGCACCGCAATCCTCCTCCTGGCGGGACTGGAGCAGCGTACCGGGGGCTTGACGCCCACCAGGCACCTGGCCCCCCAGGCTGATCCTCCGCCTTCCGTGAGCTTGGCTGTGGTGGTAGGCTCTGAGGCCTCTGCCCCGCcggctcctcccagccctgcctttgACCCGGATCGTTTTCTCAACAGCCCCCAGAGGGGCCAGACATACGGAGGGGGGCAAGGGGTAAGCCCAGACTTCCCCGAGGCAGAGGCCGCCCAcatcccctgccctgccctggagcCCGCCGCTGCGCTGGAGCCCCAAGCCGCTGCTCGGGGTCCTCCTCCTCCGCCAGGAGCAGGTGGGAAAAGAGGAAACCGCTTCTTCATCCAAGACGATGGCAGTGGGGAGGAGCTCAAGGCCCAGAGGGCCGCCCCGCCCGCACCTTCGCCCCCTCCTtcgcccccaccctcccctgcgcCCCTGGAGCCGGCcggcaggggaggcagaggggaggcctTGTTTGGAGGAGCTGCTGGGGCCAGCGAACTAGAGCCCTTCAGTCTTGCATCATTCCCAGACCTCATGGGAGAGCTCATCAGCGACGAAgctccaggcgcccctgccccaaCCGCCCAGCTCTCTCCTGCTCTTAGCACCATCACAGACTTCTCCCCAGAGTGGTCCTACCCGGAG GGTGGGGTCAAGGTGCTCATCACAGGTCCCTGGACAGAGGCCGCCGAGCATTACTCCTGTGTCTTTGATCACATCGCTGTGCCAGCCTCGCTTGTCCAGCCTGGGGTCTTACGCTGCTACTGTCCtg cccaTGAAGTGGGGCTGGTGTCTTTGCAGGTGGCGGGGCGGGAGGGGCCcctttctgcctctgtgctcttTGAGTATCGAGCCCGCCGTTTCCTGTCACTGCCTAGTACTCAGCTCGACTGGTTGTCACTGGACG ACAACCAGTTCCGAATGTCCATTCTGGAGCGGCTGGAGCAGATGGAGAAGCGGATGGCGGACATGGCAGCCGCCGGGCAGGCTACCTGCCGCAGTCCGGACGTGCCTCCAATCCAG GACGAAGGCCAGGGGCCCGGCTTTGAGGCACGGGTGGTGGTCTTGGTAGAGAGCATGATCCCACGCTCCACCTGGAGGGGTCCTGAACACCTGGCGCATGGAAGCCCCTTCCGGGGCATGAGCCTTCTGCACCTGGCCGCCGCCCAGGGCTACGCGCGCCTCATCGAGACCCTGAGCCAGTGGCG GAGCGTGGGCACTGGGAGCTTGGACTTAGAGCAAGAGGCGGACCCGCTCAACGTGGACCATTTCTCTTGCACCCCTCTG ATGTGGGCCTGTGCCCTGGGCCACCTGGAAGCCGCCGTGCTCCTCTTCCGCTGGAACAGACAGGCGCTGAGCATTCCCGACTCTCTGGGCCGGCTGCCCCTGTCTGTGGCACACTCCCGGGGTCACGTGCGCCTTGCCCGCTGCCTCGAGGAACTGCAGAGACAGGAGGCTTCAGCCGAGCCCCCACTCGCCCTGTCGCCACCCTCCTCCAGCCCCGACACTG GGCTGAGCAGTGTGTCCTCACCCTCGGAGCTGTCGGACGGCACTTTCTCTGTCACGTCGGCCTACTCCAGTGCCCCGGACGGCAGCCCTCCACCTGCGCCTCTGCCAGCCTCTGAGATGGCCGTGGAGGAGATCGTCCCAGGCCTGCTCTCCGCAGGTGCCCCTGAGGCCCCCCTATTCCTCATGGACTGTGAAGCCACCAACCCCCATGGGCCAGCCCCCTCACCGcctcctctcccaccagcccCAGAAGGTGGGGCTGCCGTGGAGGAAGCGGACAGCCCACCGGCTGTGGATGTGATCCCG GTGGACATGATCTCACTGGCCAAGCAAATCATCGAAGCCACACCAGAGCGGATTAAACGAGAGGACTTTGTGGGCCTGCCGGAGGCCGGAGCACCCATGAGGGAGCGGACGGGGGCCCTGGGGCTCAGCGAGACCATGTCCTGGCTGGCCAGCTACCTGGATAACGTGGACCAtttccccacctcagcccctcccaG CGAACTGCCCTTTGAGCGTGGGCGCCTGGCTGTCCCTCCAGCACCGTCCTGGGCAGAGTTTCTGTCTGCCTCTGCCAGCGGCAAGATGGAGAGTGACTTCGCCCTGCTGACGCTGTCGGATCATGAGCAGCGGGAACTGTACGAGGCAGCTCGCGTCATCCAGACGGCCTTCCGAAAGTACAAG GGCCGGAGGCTGAAGGAGCAGCAGGAGGTGGCCGCGGCTGTGATCCAGCGCTGCTACCGCAAGTACAAGCAG TTTGCGCTCTATAAGAAGATGACCCAGGCGGCCATCCTGATCCAGAGCAAGTTCCGAAGCTACTATGAGCAGAAGCGGTTTCAGCAGAGCCGCCGGGCGGCTGTGCTCATCCAGCAGCACTACCGCTCCTACCGCCGCCGGCCCGGGCCTCCCCACCGGCCCACGGGCAGCCTGCCCACCCGCAGCAA AGGCTCCTTTCTCACCAAGAAGCAGGACCAGGCAGCCCGGAAGATCATGAGATTCCTGCGGCGCTGCCGACACAG gatgagggaactgaagcagAACCAGGAGCTGGAAGGGCTCCCCCAGCCCGGACTGGCCACCTGA
- the CAMTA2 gene encoding calmodulin-binding transcription activator 2 isoform X5 has translation MGTDSPSPRPLRPGVTLPPGALTMNTKDTTEVAENNHHLKIFLPKKLLECLPRCPLLPPERLRWNTNEEIASYLITFEKHDEWLSCAPKTRPQNGSIILYNRKKVKYRKDGYLWKKRKDGKTTREDHMKLKVQGMENPDIVLVHYLNVPALEDCGKGCSPIFCSISSDRREWLKWSREELLGQLKPMFHGIRWSCGNGTEGFSVEQLVQQILDTHPTKPAPRTHACLCSGGLGSGSLTHKCSSTKHRIISPKVEPRALTLTSVPHPHTPEPPPLIAPLPPELPKAHTSPSSSSSSSSSSSGFAEPLEIRPSPPTARGGPSRGGTAILLLAGLEQRTGGLTPTRHLAPQADPPPSVSLAVVVGSEASAPPAPPSPAFDPDRFLNSPQRGQTYGGGQGVSPDFPEAEAAHIPCPALEPAAALEPQAAARGPPPPPGAGGKRGNRFFIQDDGSGEELKAQRAAPPAPSPPPSPPPSPAPLEPAGRGGRGEALFGGAAGASELEPFSLASFPDLMGELISDEAPGAPAPTAQLSPALSTITDFSPEWSYPEGGVKVLITGPWTEAAEHYSCVFDHIAVPASLVQPGVLRCYCPAHEVGLVSLQVAGREGPLSASVLFEYRARRFLSLPSTQLDWLSLDDNQFRMSILERLEQMEKRMADMAAAGQATCRSPDVPPIQDEGQGPGFEARVVVLVESMIPRSTWRGPEHLAHGSPFRGMSLLHLAAAQGYARLIETLSQWRSVGTGSLDLEQEADPLNVDHFSCTPLMWACALGHLEAAVLLFRWNRQALSIPDSLGRLPLSVAHSRGHVRLARCLEELQRQEASAEPPLALSPPSSSPDTGLSSVSSPSELSDGTFSVTSAYSSAPDGSPPPAPLPASEMAVEEIVPGLLSAGAPEAPLFLMDCEATNPHGPAPSPPPLPPAPEGGAAVEEADSPPAVDVIPVDMISLAKQIIEATPERIKREDFVGLPEAGAPMRERTGALGLSETMSWLASYLDNVDHFPTSAPPSELPFERGRLAVPPAPSWAEFLSASASGKMESDFALLTLSDHEQRELYEAARVIQTAFRKYKGRRLKEQQEVAAAVIQRCYRKYKQLTWIALKFALYKKMTQAAILIQSKFRSYYEQKRFQQSRRAAVLIQQHYRSYRRRPGPPHRPTGSLPTRSKGSFLTKKQDQAARKIMRFLRRCRHRMRELKQNQELEGLPQPGLAT, from the exons ATGGG CAcagactccccctccccccggcccctCAGGCCGGGGGTGACCTTGCCCCCTGGAGCCCTCACCATGAATACCAAGGACACCACCGAGGTTGCTG AGAACAACCACCACCTGAAGATCTTTCTCCCCAAGAAGCTGCTGGAGTGTCTTCCTCGCTGTCCGTTGCTGCCTCCGGAGCGGCTTCGTTGGAACACAAATGAG GAGATCGCATCCTACTTGATCACCTTTGAGAAGCATGACGAGTGGCTGTCCTGTGCCCCAAAGACAAG GCCTCAGAACGGCTCCATCATCCTCTACAACCGCAAGAAAGTGAAATACCGGAAGGACGGTTACCTGTGGAAGAAACGGAAGGATGGCAAGACCACGCGAGAGGACCACATGAAGCTGAAGGTCCAGGGCATGGAG AACCCTGACATCGTGCTTGTGCACTATCTGAACGTCCCCGCCCTGGAGGATTGCGGGAAGGGCTGCAGCCCCATCTTCTGTTCCATCAGCAGCGACCGTCGCGAGTGGCTGAAGTGGTCCCGGGAGGAGCTGCTGGGGCAGCTGAAGCCCATGT TTCATGGCATCAGGTGGAGCTGTGGCAACGGGACAGAGGGCTTCTCTGTGGAGCAGCTGGTGCAGCAGATCCTGGACACCCACCCGACCAAGCCCGCGCCGCGGACACACGCCTGCCTCTGCAGTGGGGGCCTCG GTTCTGGGAGCCTCACCCACAAATGCAGCAGCACGAAACACCGCATCATCTCTCCCAAAGTGGAGCCCCGAGCTTTAACCCTgacctctgtcccccacccccacacccctgaGCCCCCTCCGCTCATAGCCCCTCTTCCCCCGGAGCTCCCCAAGGCACATACTTCCCcgtcctcttcttcctcctcgtcctcctcgtCCTCCGGCTTTGCAGAGCCCCTAGAGATCAGACCGAGCCCTCCCACCGCTCGAGGGGGTCCATCCAGAGGAGGCACCGCAATCCTCCTCCTGGCGGGACTGGAGCAGCGTACCGGGGGCTTGACGCCCACCAGGCACCTGGCCCCCCAGGCTGATCCTCCGCCTTCCGTGAGCTTGGCTGTGGTGGTAGGCTCTGAGGCCTCTGCCCCGCcggctcctcccagccctgcctttgACCCGGATCGTTTTCTCAACAGCCCCCAGAGGGGCCAGACATACGGAGGGGGGCAAGGGGTAAGCCCAGACTTCCCCGAGGCAGAGGCCGCCCAcatcccctgccctgccctggagcCCGCCGCTGCGCTGGAGCCCCAAGCCGCTGCTCGGGGTCCTCCTCCTCCGCCAGGAGCAGGTGGGAAAAGAGGAAACCGCTTCTTCATCCAAGACGATGGCAGTGGGGAGGAGCTCAAGGCCCAGAGGGCCGCCCCGCCCGCACCTTCGCCCCCTCCTtcgcccccaccctcccctgcgcCCCTGGAGCCGGCcggcaggggaggcagaggggaggcctTGTTTGGAGGAGCTGCTGGGGCCAGCGAACTAGAGCCCTTCAGTCTTGCATCATTCCCAGACCTCATGGGAGAGCTCATCAGCGACGAAgctccaggcgcccctgccccaaCCGCCCAGCTCTCTCCTGCTCTTAGCACCATCACAGACTTCTCCCCAGAGTGGTCCTACCCGGAG GGTGGGGTCAAGGTGCTCATCACAGGTCCCTGGACAGAGGCCGCCGAGCATTACTCCTGTGTCTTTGATCACATCGCTGTGCCAGCCTCGCTTGTCCAGCCTGGGGTCTTACGCTGCTACTGTCCtg cccaTGAAGTGGGGCTGGTGTCTTTGCAGGTGGCGGGGCGGGAGGGGCCcctttctgcctctgtgctcttTGAGTATCGAGCCCGCCGTTTCCTGTCACTGCCTAGTACTCAGCTCGACTGGTTGTCACTGGACG ACAACCAGTTCCGAATGTCCATTCTGGAGCGGCTGGAGCAGATGGAGAAGCGGATGGCGGACATGGCAGCCGCCGGGCAGGCTACCTGCCGCAGTCCGGACGTGCCTCCAATCCAG GACGAAGGCCAGGGGCCCGGCTTTGAGGCACGGGTGGTGGTCTTGGTAGAGAGCATGATCCCACGCTCCACCTGGAGGGGTCCTGAACACCTGGCGCATGGAAGCCCCTTCCGGGGCATGAGCCTTCTGCACCTGGCCGCCGCCCAGGGCTACGCGCGCCTCATCGAGACCCTGAGCCAGTGGCG GAGCGTGGGCACTGGGAGCTTGGACTTAGAGCAAGAGGCGGACCCGCTCAACGTGGACCATTTCTCTTGCACCCCTCTG ATGTGGGCCTGTGCCCTGGGCCACCTGGAAGCCGCCGTGCTCCTCTTCCGCTGGAACAGACAGGCGCTGAGCATTCCCGACTCTCTGGGCCGGCTGCCCCTGTCTGTGGCACACTCCCGGGGTCACGTGCGCCTTGCCCGCTGCCTCGAGGAACTGCAGAGACAGGAGGCTTCAGCCGAGCCCCCACTCGCCCTGTCGCCACCCTCCTCCAGCCCCGACACTG GGCTGAGCAGTGTGTCCTCACCCTCGGAGCTGTCGGACGGCACTTTCTCTGTCACGTCGGCCTACTCCAGTGCCCCGGACGGCAGCCCTCCACCTGCGCCTCTGCCAGCCTCTGAGATGGCCGTGGAGGAGATCGTCCCAGGCCTGCTCTCCGCAGGTGCCCCTGAGGCCCCCCTATTCCTCATGGACTGTGAAGCCACCAACCCCCATGGGCCAGCCCCCTCACCGcctcctctcccaccagcccCAGAAGGTGGGGCTGCCGTGGAGGAAGCGGACAGCCCACCGGCTGTGGATGTGATCCCG GTGGACATGATCTCACTGGCCAAGCAAATCATCGAAGCCACACCAGAGCGGATTAAACGAGAGGACTTTGTGGGCCTGCCGGAGGCCGGAGCACCCATGAGGGAGCGGACGGGGGCCCTGGGGCTCAGCGAGACCATGTCCTGGCTGGCCAGCTACCTGGATAACGTGGACCAtttccccacctcagcccctcccaG CGAACTGCCCTTTGAGCGTGGGCGCCTGGCTGTCCCTCCAGCACCGTCCTGGGCAGAGTTTCTGTCTGCCTCTGCCAGCGGCAAGATGGAGAGTGACTTCGCCCTGCTGACGCTGTCGGATCATGAGCAGCGGGAACTGTACGAGGCAGCTCGCGTCATCCAGACGGCCTTCCGAAAGTACAAG GGCCGGAGGCTGAAGGAGCAGCAGGAGGTGGCCGCGGCTGTGATCCAGCGCTGCTACCGCAAGTACAAGCAG CTGACCTGGATTGCGCTTAAG TTTGCGCTCTATAAGAAGATGACCCAGGCGGCCATCCTGATCCAGAGCAAGTTCCGAAGCTACTATGAGCAGAAGCGGTTTCAGCAGAGCCGCCGGGCGGCTGTGCTCATCCAGCAGCACTACCGCTCCTACCGCCGCCGGCCCGGGCCTCCCCACCGGCCCACGGGCAGCCTGCCCACCCGCAGCAA AGGCTCCTTTCTCACCAAGAAGCAGGACCAGGCAGCCCGGAAGATCATGAGATTCCTGCGGCGCTGCCGACACAG gatgagggaactgaagcagAACCAGGAGCTGGAAGGGCTCCCCCAGCCCGGACTGGCCACCTGA
- the CAMTA2 gene encoding calmodulin-binding transcription activator 2 isoform X6, whose product MFHGIRWSCGNGTEGFSVEQLVQQILDTHPTKPAPRTHACLCSGGLGSGSLTHKCSSTKHRIISPKVEPRALTLTSVPHPHTPEPPPLIAPLPPELPKAHTSPSSSSSSSSSSSGFAEPLEIRPSPPTARGGPSRGGTAILLLAGLEQRTGGLTPTRHLAPQADPPPSVSLAVVVGSEASAPPAPPSPAFDPDRFLNSPQRGQTYGGGQGVSPDFPEAEAAHIPCPALEPAAALEPQAAARGPPPPPGAGGKRGNRFFIQDDGSGEELKAQRAAPPAPSPPPSPPPSPAPLEPAGRGGRGEALFGGAAGASELEPFSLASFPDLMGELISDEAPGAPAPTAQLSPALSTITDFSPEWSYPEGGVKVLITGPWTEAAEHYSCVFDHIAVPASLVQPGVLRCYCPAHEVGLVSLQVAGREGPLSASVLFEYRARRFLSLPSTQLDWLSLDDNQFRMSILERLEQMEKRMADMAAAGQATCRSPDVPPIQDEGQGPGFEARVVVLVESMIPRSTWRGPEHLAHGSPFRGMSLLHLAAAQGYARLIETLSQWRSVGTGSLDLEQEADPLNVDHFSCTPLMWACALGHLEAAVLLFRWNRQALSIPDSLGRLPLSVAHSRGHVRLARCLEELQRQEASAEPPLALSPPSSSPDTGLSSVSSPSELSDGTFSVTSAYSSAPDGSPPPAPLPASEMAVEEIVPGLLSAGAPEAPLFLMDCEATNPHGPAPSPPPLPPAPEGGAAVEEADSPPAVDVIPVDMISLAKQIIEATPERIKREDFVGLPEAGAPMRERTGALGLSETMSWLASYLDNVDHFPTSAPPSELPFERGRLAVPPAPSWAEFLSASASGKMESDFALLTLSDHEQRELYEAARVIQTAFRKYKGRRLKEQQEVAAAVIQRCYRKYKQLTWIALKFALYKKMTQAAILIQSKFRSYYEQKRFQQSRRAAVLIQQHYRSYRRRPGPPHRPTGSLPTRSKGSFLTKKQDQAARKIMRFLRRCRHRMRELKQNQELEGLPQPGLAT is encoded by the exons ATGT TTCATGGCATCAGGTGGAGCTGTGGCAACGGGACAGAGGGCTTCTCTGTGGAGCAGCTGGTGCAGCAGATCCTGGACACCCACCCGACCAAGCCCGCGCCGCGGACACACGCCTGCCTCTGCAGTGGGGGCCTCG GTTCTGGGAGCCTCACCCACAAATGCAGCAGCACGAAACACCGCATCATCTCTCCCAAAGTGGAGCCCCGAGCTTTAACCCTgacctctgtcccccacccccacacccctgaGCCCCCTCCGCTCATAGCCCCTCTTCCCCCGGAGCTCCCCAAGGCACATACTTCCCcgtcctcttcttcctcctcgtcctcctcgtCCTCCGGCTTTGCAGAGCCCCTAGAGATCAGACCGAGCCCTCCCACCGCTCGAGGGGGTCCATCCAGAGGAGGCACCGCAATCCTCCTCCTGGCGGGACTGGAGCAGCGTACCGGGGGCTTGACGCCCACCAGGCACCTGGCCCCCCAGGCTGATCCTCCGCCTTCCGTGAGCTTGGCTGTGGTGGTAGGCTCTGAGGCCTCTGCCCCGCcggctcctcccagccctgcctttgACCCGGATCGTTTTCTCAACAGCCCCCAGAGGGGCCAGACATACGGAGGGGGGCAAGGGGTAAGCCCAGACTTCCCCGAGGCAGAGGCCGCCCAcatcccctgccctgccctggagcCCGCCGCTGCGCTGGAGCCCCAAGCCGCTGCTCGGGGTCCTCCTCCTCCGCCAGGAGCAGGTGGGAAAAGAGGAAACCGCTTCTTCATCCAAGACGATGGCAGTGGGGAGGAGCTCAAGGCCCAGAGGGCCGCCCCGCCCGCACCTTCGCCCCCTCCTtcgcccccaccctcccctgcgcCCCTGGAGCCGGCcggcaggggaggcagaggggaggcctTGTTTGGAGGAGCTGCTGGGGCCAGCGAACTAGAGCCCTTCAGTCTTGCATCATTCCCAGACCTCATGGGAGAGCTCATCAGCGACGAAgctccaggcgcccctgccccaaCCGCCCAGCTCTCTCCTGCTCTTAGCACCATCACAGACTTCTCCCCAGAGTGGTCCTACCCGGAG GGTGGGGTCAAGGTGCTCATCACAGGTCCCTGGACAGAGGCCGCCGAGCATTACTCCTGTGTCTTTGATCACATCGCTGTGCCAGCCTCGCTTGTCCAGCCTGGGGTCTTACGCTGCTACTGTCCtg cccaTGAAGTGGGGCTGGTGTCTTTGCAGGTGGCGGGGCGGGAGGGGCCcctttctgcctctgtgctcttTGAGTATCGAGCCCGCCGTTTCCTGTCACTGCCTAGTACTCAGCTCGACTGGTTGTCACTGGACG ACAACCAGTTCCGAATGTCCATTCTGGAGCGGCTGGAGCAGATGGAGAAGCGGATGGCGGACATGGCAGCCGCCGGGCAGGCTACCTGCCGCAGTCCGGACGTGCCTCCAATCCAG GACGAAGGCCAGGGGCCCGGCTTTGAGGCACGGGTGGTGGTCTTGGTAGAGAGCATGATCCCACGCTCCACCTGGAGGGGTCCTGAACACCTGGCGCATGGAAGCCCCTTCCGGGGCATGAGCCTTCTGCACCTGGCCGCCGCCCAGGGCTACGCGCGCCTCATCGAGACCCTGAGCCAGTGGCG GAGCGTGGGCACTGGGAGCTTGGACTTAGAGCAAGAGGCGGACCCGCTCAACGTGGACCATTTCTCTTGCACCCCTCTG ATGTGGGCCTGTGCCCTGGGCCACCTGGAAGCCGCCGTGCTCCTCTTCCGCTGGAACAGACAGGCGCTGAGCATTCCCGACTCTCTGGGCCGGCTGCCCCTGTCTGTGGCACACTCCCGGGGTCACGTGCGCCTTGCCCGCTGCCTCGAGGAACTGCAGAGACAGGAGGCTTCAGCCGAGCCCCCACTCGCCCTGTCGCCACCCTCCTCCAGCCCCGACACTG GGCTGAGCAGTGTGTCCTCACCCTCGGAGCTGTCGGACGGCACTTTCTCTGTCACGTCGGCCTACTCCAGTGCCCCGGACGGCAGCCCTCCACCTGCGCCTCTGCCAGCCTCTGAGATGGCCGTGGAGGAGATCGTCCCAGGCCTGCTCTCCGCAGGTGCCCCTGAGGCCCCCCTATTCCTCATGGACTGTGAAGCCACCAACCCCCATGGGCCAGCCCCCTCACCGcctcctctcccaccagcccCAGAAGGTGGGGCTGCCGTGGAGGAAGCGGACAGCCCACCGGCTGTGGATGTGATCCCG GTGGACATGATCTCACTGGCCAAGCAAATCATCGAAGCCACACCAGAGCGGATTAAACGAGAGGACTTTGTGGGCCTGCCGGAGGCCGGAGCACCCATGAGGGAGCGGACGGGGGCCCTGGGGCTCAGCGAGACCATGTCCTGGCTGGCCAGCTACCTGGATAACGTGGACCAtttccccacctcagcccctcccaG CGAACTGCCCTTTGAGCGTGGGCGCCTGGCTGTCCCTCCAGCACCGTCCTGGGCAGAGTTTCTGTCTGCCTCTGCCAGCGGCAAGATGGAGAGTGACTTCGCCCTGCTGACGCTGTCGGATCATGAGCAGCGGGAACTGTACGAGGCAGCTCGCGTCATCCAGACGGCCTTCCGAAAGTACAAG GGCCGGAGGCTGAAGGAGCAGCAGGAGGTGGCCGCGGCTGTGATCCAGCGCTGCTACCGCAAGTACAAGCAG CTGACCTGGATTGCGCTTAAG TTTGCGCTCTATAAGAAGATGACCCAGGCGGCCATCCTGATCCAGAGCAAGTTCCGAAGCTACTATGAGCAGAAGCGGTTTCAGCAGAGCCGCCGGGCGGCTGTGCTCATCCAGCAGCACTACCGCTCCTACCGCCGCCGGCCCGGGCCTCCCCACCGGCCCACGGGCAGCCTGCCCACCCGCAGCAA AGGCTCCTTTCTCACCAAGAAGCAGGACCAGGCAGCCCGGAAGATCATGAGATTCCTGCGGCGCTGCCGACACAG gatgagggaactgaagcagAACCAGGAGCTGGAAGGGCTCCCCCAGCCCGGACTGGCCACCTGA